In one window of Thalassophryne amazonica chromosome 9, fThaAma1.1, whole genome shotgun sequence DNA:
- the LOC117517286 gene encoding serine-rich and transmembrane domain-containing protein 1 produces MSGMDVPLVDHNNTGISAADNGTFLRFSLTSSSTSAAASSPGRPGNVYVYVWLFLGLLLFLLTLLIISLHRLKNIISSSSSVPDCSSEGGSSFTNMEICSISSQKSTISSLST; encoded by the coding sequence ATGTCAGGAATGGACGTCCCTCTGGTGGACCACAACAACACTGGAATCTCTGCAGCAGACAACGGGACCTTCCTTCGTTTCTCTCTGACCTCTTCATCCACCTCCGCTGCCGCCTCATCACCAGGACGCCCGGGCAATGTCTACGTGTACGTTTGGCTTTTCCTGGGCCTGCTGCTGTTCCTGCTGACACTGCTCATCATCTCCCTCCACAGGTTGAAaaacatcatctcctcctcctcctctgtgccTGACTGCAGCAGTGAGGGAGGGAGCTCCTTCACCAACATGGAGATCTGTAGCATCTCCTCTCAGAAGTCCACCATCTCCTCATTGTCCACCTGA